Proteins found in one Zea mays cultivar B73 chromosome 1, Zm-B73-REFERENCE-NAM-5.0, whole genome shotgun sequence genomic segment:
- the LOC542194 gene encoding 14-3-3-like protein GF14-C (The RefSeq protein has 1 substitution compared to this genomic sequence) produces MSREDNVYMAKLAEQAERYEEMVEYMEKVAKTVDVEELTVEERNLLSVAYKNVIGARRASWRIISSIEHKEESRKNEEHVIQIKEYRGKIEAELSNICDGILKLIDSHLVPSSTAAESKVFYLKMKGDYHRYLAEFKTGAERKEAAESTMIAYKAAQDIALAELASTHPIRLGLALNFSVFYYEILNSPDKACNLARQAFDEAISQLDTLGEDSYKDSTLIMQLLRDNLTLWTADSATEDGIEEGNEASKGDAGEGQ; encoded by the exons ATGTCGCGGGAGGATAATGTTTACATGGCCAAGCTGGCTGAGCAAGCAGAACGGTACGAGGAAATGGTTGAGTACATGGAGAAGGTGGCTAAGACCGTAGATGTGGAAGAGCTCACCGTTGAGGAGCGGAACCTCTTATCTGTTGCCTACAAGAACGTAATTGGGGCCCGCCGTGCCTCATGGCGCATTATCTCCTCCATCGAGCATAAGGAGGAGTCCCGTAAGAATGAGGAACATGTTATTCAGATCAAGGAGTACCGTGGCAAGATTGAGGCTGAATTGAGCAACATTTGTGATGGTATCCTGAAGTTGATCGACTCTCACCTTGTGCCTTCCTCCACTGCTGCAGAGTCGAAGGTGTTTTACCTCAAGATGAAGGGAGATTATCACAG GTACCTTGCTGAGTTTAAGACTGGTGCTGAGAGGAAGGAAGCTGCAGAGAGTACAATGATAGCTTATAAGGCAGCTCAG GATATTGCGTTGGCGGAACTGGCATCTACTCATCCCATAAGACTTGGACTTGCACTTAACTTCTCAGTTTTCTATTACGAGATTCTGAACTCTCCAGACAAAGCTTGCAACCTTGCCAGGCAG GCGTTTGATGAGGCTATTTCTCAGTTGGATACGCTTGGCGAGGATTCATACAAAGATAGCACCTTGATCATGCAGCTCCTGAGGGACAACCTAACCCTATGGACCGCTGACAGCACAACG GAGGACGGCATCGAGGAGGGCAATGAGGCCTCGAAGGGTGATGCTGGTGAGGGTCAGTAG
- the LOC100193393 gene encoding PTI1-like tyrosine-protein kinase 3, with protein MRRWLCCSHFDTPYLENENGFTSSPDRTSGNGNGLNANSDPAKPPSIEVPALSLDELREKTDDFGSKALVGEGSYGRVYYAVLENEQHVAVKKLDTSADPEPDNEFLAQVSVVSRLKHENFVDMLGYCIQGDQRLLAYEFATMGSLHDILHGRKGVAGAQPGPALDWMQRVKIAVDAAKGLEYLHEKVQPSIVHRDIRSSNVLLFEDYKAKIADFNLSSQSPDMAARLHSTRVLGTFGYHAPEYAMTGQLTQKSDVYSFGVVLLELLTGRKPVDHTMPRGQQSLVTWATPRLGEDKVKQCVDPRLNGEYPPKGVAKLAAVAALCVQYESEFRPSMSIVVKALSPLLVNAPYQPAAAPDVSSDA; from the exons ATGCGCCGGTGGCTTTGCTGCAGTCATTTTGACACACCGTATCTCGAAAACGAAAATGGATTTACGAGCAGTCCTGATAGAACAAGTGGTAATG GAAACGGTTTAAATGCAaacagtgatcctgcaaaaccgcCTTCTATTGAAGTACCTGCATTGTCATTAGATGAATTGAGGGAAAAGACGGATGATTTTGGGTCCAAGGCTTTGGTTGGTGAGGGGTCATATGGAAGAGTATATTATGCTGTTCTGGAAAACGAACAACATGTGGCTGTCAAGAAGCTTGATACTTCAGCAGATCCTGAGCCTGATAATGAATTTCTAGCACAG GTGTCCGTTGTTTCAAGATTGAAGCATGAAAACTTTGTGGACATGCTTGGTTATTGTATCCAAGGAGATCAACGTCTACTGGCTTACGAATTCGCTACGATGGGCTCTCTACATGATATTTTGCACG GAAGAAAAGGTGTTGCAGGTGCACAACCTGGACCTGCTCTTGATTGGATGCAAAGAGTCAAAATTGCTGTTGATGCTGCAAAAGGTCTTGAATATCTTCATGAGAAGGTTCAACCTTCCATAGTCCATCGAGATATACGGTCCAGCAATGTTCTTTTATTTGAGGATTACAAGGCCAAAATTGCAGACTTCAATCTTTCAAGCCAATCTCCAGATATGGCTGCTCGTCTACATTCTACTCGTGTCCTTGGAACCTTCGGATATCATGCTCCAGA GTATGCTATGACTGGCCAACTGACTCAAAAAAGTGATGTATATAGTTTTGGGGTTGTCCTTTTAGAGCTTCTTACTGGAAGGAAACCTGTAGATCATACAATGCCAAGGGGCCAGCAGAGTCTTGTTACTTGG GCAACACCAAGGCTTGGTGAGGACAAGGTGAAACAATGTGTTGATCCAAGATTGAATGGAGAGTACCCTCCAAAGGGAGTAGCAAAG CTAGCGGCAGTGGCGGCTCTCTGTGTCCAATACGAATCTGAGTTCAGACCAAGCATGAGCATTGTAGTCAAGGCGTTGTCTCCTCTTCTTGTGAATGCACCGTATCAGCCGGCTGCTGCTCCTGATGTATCTTCAGATGCCTGA